A stretch of the Clarias gariepinus isolate MV-2021 ecotype Netherlands chromosome 26, CGAR_prim_01v2, whole genome shotgun sequence genome encodes the following:
- the otulina gene encoding OTU deubiquitinase with linear linkage specificity a: MFLMMTLMNSAFKTKNGDTIWKSELRDGTGMDNVVFYQDGFRDGIDAGKEASLQQGFNLGYREGAGKMKAIGQCKGILSALRCWSQSQPSVSSESITQLLQRVEKYEEGLFEAMRKSQEQPPPSVSELVGDMDDLGMDQSDHGLCRNDKDDECCRKGQSDCCGLVKDINESSARIHTETLFLNRESLGQLLHRCVELVTEMGLPEELRLHIQQLRHASV; the protein is encoded by the exons ATGTTTTTGATGATGACGTTGATGAACTCAGCCTTCAAAACAAAGAATGGAGATACAATATGGAAAAGCGAGCTAA GGGATGGGACTGGAATGGACAATGTGGTTTTCTATCAGGACGGTTTCAGAGATGGAATTGACGCTGGCAAGGAGGCTTCCCTTCAGCAGGGTTTCAACTTGGGCTACAGAGAAGGAGCTGGTAAAATGAAGGCTATTGGTCAATGCAAAGGAATCCTTAG TGCCCTGCGGTGTTGGAGTCAGTCCCAGCCCTCAGTGAGCTCAGAGTCCATCACACAGCTTCTTCAGAGAGTAGAGAAATATGAAGAAGGCCTATTTGAGGCCATGCGCAAATCCCAAGAGCAGCCTCCTCCCAGCGTATCAGAGCTTGTTGGAGATATGGATGACCTGGGTATGGATCAGAGTGATCATGGACTCTGCAGAAACGATAAAGACGATGAATGTTGCCGGAAAGGACAGAGCGACTGCTGTGGACTTGTCAAGGACATTAATGAAAGTTCAGCTAGGATTCATACTGAGACTTTGTTTTTGAATAGGGAGAGCCTGGGGCAGTTACTTCACAGGTGTGTGGAGCTTGTGACTGAAATGGGACTGCCTGAAGAGCTGAGGCTCCATATTCAACAGCTCAGACACGCATctgtttaa